A window from Bubalus kerabau isolate K-KA32 ecotype Philippines breed swamp buffalo chromosome 5, PCC_UOA_SB_1v2, whole genome shotgun sequence encodes these proteins:
- the BTG2 gene encoding protein BTG2, with the protein MLPEIAAAVGFLSSLLRTRGCVNEQRLQVFRGALQAALTEHYKHHWFPEKPSKGSGYRCIRINHKMDPIISKVASQIGLSQPQLHQLLPSELTLWVDPYEVSYRIGEDGSICVLYQEAPVATSYGLLTCKNQMILGRSSPSKNYIMAVSS; encoded by the exons ATGCTCCCGGAGATAGCCGCCGCCGTGGGCTTCCTCTCCAGCCTTCTGAGGACTCGGGGCTGCGTGAACGAGCAGCGACTGCAGGTGTTCCGCGGGGCTCTCCAGGCGGCGCTGACGG AGCACTACAAACACCATTGGTTTCCTGAAAAACCATCCAAGGGCTCTGGCTACCGCTGCATCCGCATCAACCACAAGATGGACCCCATCATCAGTAAAGTGGCTAGCCAGATTGGACTCAGCCAGCCTCAGCTGCACCAATTGCTGCCCAGTGAGCTGACCTTGTGGGTGGACCCCTACGAGGTGTCCTACCGCATTGGGGAGGATGGCTCCATCTGCGTCCTGTACCAGGAGGCCCCAGTGGCCACATCCTATGGGCTTCTTACCTGCAAGAACCAAATGATACTGGGCAGGAGCAGTCCTTCAAAGAACTACATCATGGCAGTCTCCAGTTAG